Proteins found in one Methylophilaceae bacterium genomic segment:
- a CDS encoding septation protein A produces the protein MKVFFDLFPVILFFIGFKLYDIFIATAIAIIATIAMIIYSKLRHGKVEKMLMINGVVISLLGGVTLLLHDKTYIMWKPTVLYWLLAGTLFISNLFFKKNLIQQMMGKMLNPPAHVWQKLNWLWILFLIVLGFVNIYVFKHYSENTWVNFKLFGVTSMMFIFMIAQTLALKSYLIEPTE, from the coding sequence ATGAAAGTATTTTTTGATTTATTTCCTGTCATCTTGTTTTTTATCGGCTTTAAGCTATACGATATTTTTATCGCAACAGCTATTGCTATTATTGCGACTATTGCAATGATTATTTACAGCAAACTACGTCATGGCAAAGTGGAGAAAATGCTCATGATTAATGGTGTTGTCATTTCTCTTCTTGGCGGCGTCACACTGCTACTGCATGATAAAACCTATATCATGTGGAAACCAACCGTTTTATATTGGCTACTTGCCGGCACGCTCTTCATTTCCAATTTATTTTTTAAGAAAAATTTAATCCAACAAATGATGGGTAAAATGCTTAATCCACCAGCCCATGTTTGGCAAAAATTAAATTGGCTATGGATACTATTTTTAATTGTGCTTGGATTTGTTAACATATATGTTTTCAAACATTACAGTGAAAATACTTGGGTAAACTTTAAACTGTTTGGCGTGACATCCATGATGTTTATTTTTATGATTGCACAAACATTGGCACTCAAAAGCTATTTAATAGAACCTACAGAATAA
- a CDS encoding BolA family transcriptional regulator, producing the protein MNIVDTIRDRLAVFNPTSLEIEDNSAAHAGHAGNNGGGHFTLKIASSHFVQKTPIMRHRLIYQALDDLIPQQIHAISIIAILPTDPIQ; encoded by the coding sequence ATGAATATCGTTGATACAATCAGAGACAGGCTCGCTGTTTTCAATCCAACAAGCTTAGAAATTGAAGACAACAGTGCTGCACATGCAGGACACGCAGGCAATAATGGCGGCGGTCACTTTACTCTTAAAATCGCTAGCTCGCATTTTGTACAAAAAACACCGATAATGCGACATCGTTTAATTTACCAAGCACTTGATGACTTAATTCCGCAACAAATTCATGCTATAAGCATCATTGCAATTTTACCAACTGACCCCATACAGTAG
- a CDS encoding threonylcarbamoyl-AMP synthase, with protein sequence MAQYFVIHAENPQARLIKHTVEILRGGGVIAYPTDSSYAFGCVLGNKEAQDRIRQIRQVGDKQLFTLVCSDLSELANYAKVDNIQFRLLKANTPGAYTFILNATREVPKRLQHPKRSAVGIRVPNHQVVQAILDELGEPMLSMTLQIAEEEPMNVAWEIRDKLEHQLDLVIDSDIHHIGFTTVIDLTQEMPQLIRQGVADASPFGL encoded by the coding sequence ATGGCGCAATATTTTGTTATTCATGCCGAGAATCCTCAAGCAAGACTCATCAAACACACGGTAGAAATCTTGCGTGGCGGTGGGGTGATTGCTTATCCGACTGATTCAAGTTATGCATTTGGTTGTGTCTTGGGCAATAAAGAAGCACAAGATCGTATTCGTCAGATTCGACAAGTCGGTGATAAACAACTGTTTACCTTGGTGTGTAGTGATTTGAGTGAGCTTGCCAATTATGCCAAAGTGGACAATATACAATTTCGCTTATTAAAAGCCAATACGCCGGGCGCTTATACCTTTATTCTCAATGCAACTAGAGAGGTGCCTAAACGTTTGCAACATCCTAAGCGAAGTGCAGTTGGTATCCGTGTGCCCAATCATCAGGTAGTGCAAGCGATTTTAGATGAATTAGGTGAGCCTATGTTAAGTATGACGCTACAGATTGCTGAAGAAGAGCCCATGAATGTTGCATGGGAAATTCGTGACAAACTAGAGCATCAATTAGATTTGGTTATCGATTCTGATATTCATCATATTGGCTTTACTACCGTCATTGATTTGACACAAGAGATGCCACAATTGATTCGACAAGGCGTGGCCGATGCTTCGCCATTTGGACTATAA
- a CDS encoding PHP domain-containing protein: protein MPTTIDLHCHSNISDGLYSPEELVAYAHLQGIKVLALTDHDDMGGLKRARKAAEALGMQFINGVEISVTWKNRTLHIVGLKVDPEYAPLKTALDAVKHGRLARAKRMAQGLEQAGIAGCFEGAQAIAGNSILTRSHLARFLVEAGHVKDVKTVFKKYLVKGKPGFVEHEWMSLETAVTLIKDSGGVAVIAHPGRYDLGRTNMPLLMHQFRTCGGEAIEVVTGSHTPPQYTQFAKIAHQFSLKASIGSDFHGPGISYIPMGQIADLPTNCVPVWQDWEEAKCLHG from the coding sequence ATGCCAACCACTATCGATTTACATTGCCATTCTAACATTTCTGACGGATTATACTCACCAGAAGAGCTTGTTGCGTACGCACATTTGCAAGGTATTAAGGTATTGGCATTGACCGATCATGACGATATGGGCGGTTTAAAGAGGGCGCGTAAAGCAGCTGAAGCGCTTGGTATGCAATTTATCAATGGCGTTGAAATCTCCGTTACATGGAAAAATCGCACTTTACATATAGTGGGATTAAAAGTCGACCCAGAATACGCACCATTAAAAACAGCGTTAGATGCGGTAAAACATGGCCGATTAGCGCGCGCAAAGCGCATGGCACAAGGCTTGGAGCAAGCTGGTATTGCTGGTTGTTTTGAAGGCGCCCAAGCCATTGCGGGTAATAGTATTTTAACGCGTAGTCATTTAGCGCGGTTTTTGGTTGAAGCCGGTCATGTCAAAGATGTCAAAACAGTTTTTAAAAAATACTTGGTCAAAGGTAAACCAGGATTTGTTGAACACGAGTGGATGAGCTTGGAGACGGCGGTTACTTTAATTAAAGACAGTGGAGGCGTTGCTGTGATTGCACATCCGGGACGCTATGATTTAGGTAGAACCAATATGCCTTTATTGATGCATCAGTTTAGAACCTGTGGTGGAGAAGCCATTGAGGTAGTAACCGGCAGCCATACGCCGCCACAATATACACAGTTTGCAAAAATTGCGCATCAATTCAGTTTAAAAGCCTCCATCGGTTCCGATTTTCATGGCCCTGGCATCTCTTATATACCAATGGGACAGATTGCTGATTTGCCAACAAATTGTGTTCCGGTTTGGCAAGATTGGGAAGAAGCCAAATGTTTGCATGGATGA
- a CDS encoding ankyrin repeat domain-containing protein, translated as MQWIKTALLAMALCLSFNASAMTDDDEAIWREALIKGELQTVQKFVKADPKVVNDKIFGWSPLQMAANTNQIKVVEFLIAQGADLNYIQPNAQHSAFHLAAFNRFTDMTTLLAKSGADINIKLRNDLSLIQFFRDEGDQKMMDHLMALGVKDDGCKGEYC; from the coding sequence ATGCAATGGATTAAAACAGCTTTACTAGCAATGGCTTTATGCTTATCTTTTAACGCTTCAGCCATGACGGACGATGATGAAGCTATCTGGAGAGAGGCGTTGATAAAAGGTGAACTACAAACTGTACAAAAGTTTGTTAAAGCCGACCCAAAGGTTGTCAATGACAAAATATTCGGCTGGAGTCCATTACAAATGGCAGCTAACACTAATCAAATAAAAGTCGTTGAATTTCTGATTGCTCAAGGTGCAGACCTAAACTATATCCAACCAAATGCCCAACATAGCGCATTCCATTTGGCCGCTTTTAATCGTTTTACTGACATGACAACGCTGTTGGCAAAAAGTGGAGCTGACATCAATATTAAACTAAGAAACGATTTATCTTTAATTCAATTTTTTCGTGATGAAGGCGATCAAAAAATGATGGATCATCTGATGGCGCTTGGCGTTAAAGATGATGGATGTAAAGGCGAATACTGTTAA
- a CDS encoding ferrous iron transport protein A, giving the protein MNQLYNLSAGDSATITGIHTANADQPLRQRLFALGFHVGKRIQVMRKANFNGPLHVRIGSTDIILRESEANLIQIAN; this is encoded by the coding sequence ATGAACCAGTTGTACAACTTAAGTGCTGGTGATTCTGCTACCATAACTGGCATTCATACTGCCAATGCAGATCAACCATTAAGGCAACGTTTATTTGCTTTGGGGTTTCATGTAGGAAAGCGTATTCAAGTAATGCGTAAGGCTAACTTTAATGGTCCTTTGCATGTCAGGATTGGTTCAACGGATATTATATTGAGAGAGTCAGAAGCCAATTTAATACAGATAGCTAATTAA
- the purL gene encoding phosphoribosylformylglycinamidine synthase, producing the protein MSNQTHFLSLRGSPALSPFRLDKLYDALKVNAPSIQHIYAELVYFAFSEHALNTGEKATLTQILSYGPSGNIESPTGELFLTVPRIGTISPWASRATDIANNCGLTRILRLERGVAYYVTTQNGKPLNAQEKAALIAATHDRMTETVLYSIDDAEKLYHHADPKPLSTVDILQGGKLALDTANNEMGLALSPDEVDYLLENFMKMQRNPTDVELMMFAQANSEHCRHKIFNADWIIDGVQQDISLFGMIRNTHKLNPGHTIVAYSDNSSIVAGQKTKRFYPAQDHRYQFIEDNMHYLMKVETHNHPTAISPFAGAATGAGGEIRDEGATGIGSKPKAGLTGFSVSNLNLPNLPQPWEKAYGKPSRIASPLQIMLDGPLGGAAYNNEFGRPNIAGYFRTFELEVPDSQGNPEVRGYHKPIMLAGGVGNISASHSLKDNIPAGAALIQLGGPAMLIGLGGGAASSMDTGANTEHLDFDSVQRGNPELQRRAQEVIDRCWQMGDNNPIISIHDVGAGGISNAFPELANDAEVGAIFQLRDVHNEEPGMSPRELWSNEAQERYVLAVAQQDLPLFESLCARERCPFAVVGVATEARHLTVEDRHFANKPVDMDLSVLLGKPPKMTRDVKSIRKQLAPFDTSNIDLKEAAERVLHLPGVADKTFLITIGDRSVTGLIARDQMVGPWQIPVSDVAVTLAGFETNAGEAFAIGERAPLALIDAPASGRMAIGEAITNIAASLISDIGNLKLSANWMAPAGHEGEDAALFNTVKAVGMDLCPALGISIPVGKDSMSMKTIWEEATDKKAVTSPISLVVTAFANTSDARKTLTPQLRTDLGETTLILIDLGNSKNRMGGSALAQVYGQTGNVAPDVDNPSQLKAFFSQIQSLNHDGKILAYHDRSDGGLFTTLCEMAFAGHCGLLADISALEGDAASALFNEELGAVIQVRKNDTEAILTQLNNALGHCAHWIANVITHSQVSIKKGDITFNDTRINLHRMWSETSFHMQSLRDNPICAQQEYDRILDNTDVGIQPHLTFDLNENIAAPYINKGARPNIAVLREQGVNGQTEMAAAFDRAGFTSVDVHMSDIIAGKVSFKNFSGLVACGGFSYGDVLGAGEGWAKSILFNTRARDEFSAFFNRNDSFALGVCNGCQMMSNLHSIIPGADHWPHFVRNKSEQFEARFVMVEVLPSPSIFLNGMAGSRLPIAVAHGEGFTEFLDANAVKMMLDSQLATMRFINGASSPTEVYPFNPNGSPQGLTGFTTTDGRFSIMMPHPERVFRAAQHSWHPDEWQEDGPWMRMFRNARRFVG; encoded by the coding sequence ATGTCAAATCAAACGCACTTTTTAAGCCTACGCGGCAGCCCAGCCCTTTCACCATTTCGTCTCGATAAATTGTATGATGCACTGAAAGTCAATGCGCCTAGCATTCAGCATATTTACGCTGAATTAGTCTATTTTGCATTCAGTGAACATGCATTAAATACAGGTGAGAAAGCTACATTAACGCAAATTCTAAGTTATGGCCCAAGCGGTAATATCGAATCGCCAACTGGAGAGTTGTTTTTAACCGTTCCACGTATTGGTACGATTTCACCTTGGGCATCGCGTGCAACCGATATTGCCAACAATTGTGGCTTAACGCGCATATTACGTTTAGAACGTGGCGTCGCTTATTATGTCACCACACAAAATGGCAAACCATTAAATGCGCAAGAAAAAGCTGCATTGATTGCAGCGACGCATGACCGCATGACAGAAACTGTGTTGTATTCAATCGATGATGCAGAAAAACTCTATCACCATGCCGATCCCAAACCACTGAGCACGGTTGATATTTTGCAAGGCGGCAAACTGGCACTTGACACTGCTAATAATGAAATGGGTTTAGCACTTTCTCCAGATGAGGTTGATTATCTGCTTGAAAACTTCATGAAGATGCAACGCAACCCAACCGATGTAGAGCTGATGATGTTTGCACAAGCCAATTCTGAGCATTGTCGCCATAAAATCTTTAATGCCGACTGGATCATTGATGGCGTGCAACAAGATATTTCGCTATTTGGCATGATACGCAATACCCACAAGCTCAACCCAGGGCACACAATCGTCGCTTATTCTGATAACTCATCTATCGTAGCAGGTCAAAAAACCAAACGCTTTTACCCTGCCCAAGATCATCGTTATCAATTTATTGAAGATAATATGCACTACTTGATGAAAGTAGAAACGCATAACCACCCTACTGCTATCTCGCCTTTTGCAGGCGCAGCAACAGGCGCTGGCGGCGAAATTCGCGATGAAGGTGCAACAGGCATCGGCTCTAAACCAAAAGCAGGATTAACTGGCTTTTCCGTATCGAATCTTAATTTGCCAAACTTGCCACAACCATGGGAAAAAGCCTATGGCAAACCAAGCCGCATTGCCAGTCCGCTACAAATTATGTTAGACGGTCCATTAGGTGGCGCTGCTTACAATAATGAATTTGGCCGCCCTAATATTGCAGGGTATTTCCGTACATTTGAGCTAGAAGTACCCGATAGTCAAGGTAACCCAGAAGTGCGTGGCTATCACAAACCGATTATGCTAGCAGGTGGTGTGGGTAATATTTCGGCTAGCCATTCATTGAAAGACAACATCCCAGCAGGTGCCGCATTAATACAACTCGGCGGACCAGCCATGTTAATTGGGTTAGGTGGTGGCGCCGCTTCCAGCATGGACACAGGAGCGAATACTGAACATTTAGATTTTGATTCGGTGCAACGTGGCAATCCTGAACTACAACGCCGTGCGCAAGAAGTGATTGATCGTTGTTGGCAAATGGGTGACAACAATCCAATTATCAGCATTCATGATGTTGGTGCGGGCGGTATTTCAAATGCGTTTCCTGAATTAGCAAATGATGCTGAAGTTGGCGCAATATTCCAGCTTCGTGATGTACATAATGAAGAGCCTGGCATGAGCCCACGTGAACTGTGGAGCAATGAAGCACAAGAACGTTATGTATTGGCTGTTGCGCAACAAGACTTGCCATTATTTGAATCATTGTGTGCCCGTGAGCGCTGTCCGTTTGCGGTAGTTGGCGTAGCGACAGAAGCACGTCATTTAACCGTCGAAGATCGTCACTTTGCCAACAAACCTGTTGATATGGATTTGTCTGTGCTGTTAGGCAAGCCACCTAAAATGACACGTGATGTTAAAAGCATTCGTAAACAATTAGCGCCATTTGACACCTCTAATATTGATTTAAAAGAAGCGGCTGAACGCGTCTTACATTTGCCAGGCGTTGCTGATAAAACCTTTCTCATTACAATTGGCGACCGCAGCGTTACGGGCCTGATTGCTCGTGACCAAATGGTTGGTCCATGGCAAATTCCCGTATCGGATGTTGCCGTTACATTAGCAGGATTTGAAACCAACGCAGGTGAAGCGTTTGCTATCGGCGAACGCGCTCCATTAGCTTTGATTGATGCGCCAGCCTCTGGACGGATGGCCATTGGCGAAGCAATTACTAATATTGCCGCCAGTCTGATTAGTGATATTGGCAATTTAAAATTATCTGCCAATTGGATGGCGCCTGCAGGCCACGAAGGCGAGGATGCCGCTTTATTTAATACCGTTAAAGCCGTTGGTATGGATCTGTGTCCTGCACTTGGTATCAGCATTCCGGTTGGTAAAGATTCCATGAGCATGAAAACAATATGGGAAGAGGCCACTGATAAAAAAGCAGTGACTTCACCCATTTCTCTGGTCGTAACTGCTTTTGCCAACACCAGCGATGCGCGCAAAACGCTAACCCCTCAACTAAGAACAGACTTAGGCGAAACCACTTTAATTTTAATTGACCTTGGTAATAGCAAAAACCGCATGGGCGGCTCCGCATTGGCGCAAGTTTACGGTCAGACAGGTAATGTCGCACCTGATGTTGACAACCCTAGTCAATTGAAAGCTTTTTTTAGCCAAATACAATCTCTGAATCATGATGGAAAAATACTGGCTTACCACGATCGTAGCGATGGCGGTTTGTTCACCACGCTATGTGAAATGGCATTTGCTGGCCATTGTGGATTGCTAGCAGATATCAGTGCATTAGAAGGTGATGCTGCTAGCGCATTATTTAATGAAGAGCTTGGCGCTGTCATTCAAGTGCGTAAAAATGATACTGAAGCGATTCTGACACAGCTTAATAACGCACTTGGTCATTGCGCACATTGGATTGCTAACGTAATCACGCATTCTCAAGTGTCCATTAAAAAAGGTGACATTACGTTTAACGACACACGGATTAACTTGCATCGTATGTGGTCAGAAACAAGCTTTCACATGCAAAGCTTACGTGATAATCCAATCTGTGCACAACAAGAGTACGACCGCATTCTAGATAATACGGATGTCGGTATACAGCCCCACCTCACTTTTGACTTAAATGAAAATATTGCTGCCCCTTATATCAATAAAGGCGCTCGTCCAAATATAGCCGTGTTGCGTGAACAAGGCGTCAATGGTCAAACCGAAATGGCCGCTGCTTTTGATCGAGCAGGCTTTACCAGTGTTGATGTCCACATGAGTGATATTATTGCTGGCAAAGTCTCATTTAAAAACTTTAGTGGATTAGTCGCTTGTGGTGGCTTCTCGTATGGTGACGTACTGGGTGCTGGCGAGGGTTGGGCAAAGTCGATTTTATTTAATACCCGGGCGCGTGACGAATTTAGCGCCTTTTTTAATCGCAATGATTCGTTTGCACTTGGGGTTTGTAATGGCTGTCAAATGATGAGCAACTTGCACAGCATTATTCCAGGCGCTGACCATTGGCCGCATTTTGTGCGTAACAAATCAGAACAGTTTGAAGCACGCTTTGTGATGGTGGAAGTTTTGCCTTCACCATCTATCTTTTTAAATGGCATGGCAGGCAGTCGACTACCAATTGCCGTCGCACATGGAGAAGGATTTACGGAATTTCTTGATGCAAATGCTGTCAAAATGATGTTAGATAGTCAATTGGCAACAATGCGCTTTATTAATGGAGCGTCATCGCCAACTGAAGTATATCCGTTTAATCCTAATGGTTCGCCTCAAGGTTTAACGGGATTTACCACCACCGATGGGCGCTTTAGTATTATGATGCCTCACCCAGAACGTGTGTTTAGAGCAGCACAGCATTCATGGCATCCTGATGAATGGCAAGAAGATGGGCCTTGGATGCGGATGTTCCGTAATGCAAGGCGTTTTGTTGGCTAG
- a CDS encoding YciI family protein, with protein MWYAIIAEDIPNSLEKRIEARPAHLTRLAALKDAGKLLLAGPFPAIDSNDPGPAGFSGSLIVAEFDSLSAAKNWANEDPYVLAGVYNRVSVQPFRKTLP; from the coding sequence ATGTGGTACGCCATCATTGCAGAAGATATCCCAAACAGTCTTGAAAAACGTATAGAAGCAAGGCCAGCACATTTAACAAGGTTGGCTGCATTAAAAGACGCTGGTAAATTACTATTAGCCGGGCCATTTCCAGCCATTGACAGCAATGACCCAGGACCGGCAGGCTTTTCTGGTAGTTTGATCGTAGCAGAATTTGATAGCTTGAGCGCTGCTAAAAATTGGGCAAACGAAGACCCTTATGTTCTAGCTGGTGTATACAATCGTGTATCTGTGCAACCTTTTCGCAAAACACTACCCTAA
- the feoB gene encoding ferrous iron transport protein B, producing MKTIALLGMPNTGKSTLFNRLSGASARVGNWPGITVDLMSAKILAGGHIAELIDLPGLYDLHGFSDDEQVVRHFLSQNEVDLVCIVLNATQIDRQLSLALQIRNLGIPAILLLNMQDEAKRAGITINVEAMSTQINIPTLQLSAKYGEGIPALLQKMAEVIAKNSQKASAQDIAKRLEDDNQIELEMQAIIHDTVQIPTTLNNETTDRIDKVLLHPWLGLPIFFAAIFLLFQFIFTVGAPMQDAMAWLFDQTRTSLFEPLLSTAPVWLNGLLLDGIYNGVSTVAAFVPIIILFFLVMSMVEDSGYLSRAAFLMDAFMAKLGLDGRGFVMVLMGFGCNVPALMGTRVMRSRGMRLLTMLTIPLSLCSARLQVFIFMIAVLFKPNQAAWVMFSLYMMSLITIFVTALIFKGRFASHEPFILELPPYRFPTALQIWARGWHEVKHFLIRASKFIIFGVVMVWLLTNFPSNVPAASTQTYAGQIGTFFAPLLNPIGIDTQLAIALIFGFVAKEIVVGSLAVIYGLQGDALMSQMAQNLDWVQGMSFMLFSLIYTPCLSTIATLKSESKSSGFMWLSIVWSLSLAWVISFIFYQGARMLGL from the coding sequence ATGAAAACAATCGCCTTGCTAGGCATGCCAAATACAGGCAAATCCACATTATTTAATCGCCTTTCAGGTGCATCCGCAAGAGTAGGTAATTGGCCTGGCATTACAGTCGATTTAATGAGCGCTAAAATTCTAGCTGGCGGTCATATTGCTGAACTCATTGATTTGCCTGGCCTTTATGATTTGCATGGGTTCTCAGATGACGAGCAAGTTGTCCGACATTTTTTGAGTCAAAATGAAGTTGATTTAGTCTGTATCGTTCTCAATGCCACCCAAATTGATCGACAGCTTTCGCTCGCCTTGCAAATTCGCAACCTTGGTATTCCTGCTATTTTATTGCTCAATATGCAAGATGAAGCCAAGCGTGCGGGGATTACGATTAATGTTGAAGCAATGTCGACTCAGATTAATATACCCACCTTGCAGCTAAGCGCCAAATACGGTGAAGGCATCCCTGCGCTATTACAAAAAATGGCAGAAGTGATTGCTAAAAACAGTCAGAAAGCCAGCGCTCAAGATATTGCAAAGCGCTTGGAAGATGACAATCAAATTGAATTAGAGATGCAAGCTATCATTCATGATACGGTGCAAATTCCAACAACGCTTAATAACGAAACCACTGATCGTATTGATAAAGTGTTATTACATCCGTGGCTGGGCTTACCTATTTTCTTTGCTGCTATTTTCTTATTATTCCAGTTTATTTTTACGGTTGGGGCACCAATGCAGGATGCAATGGCTTGGTTATTTGATCAGACACGAACATCTCTATTTGAACCGCTACTATCTACAGCGCCAGTTTGGTTAAACGGTTTATTGCTTGACGGTATCTACAATGGCGTTAGCACTGTCGCTGCTTTTGTACCGATTATTATTTTATTTTTCTTAGTGATGAGCATGGTAGAAGACAGCGGTTATCTTTCTCGTGCTGCTTTTTTGATGGATGCCTTTATGGCAAAACTTGGCTTGGATGGTCGTGGTTTTGTGATGGTGCTAATGGGCTTTGGCTGTAACGTGCCCGCGCTAATGGGTACGCGCGTGATGCGCTCAAGGGGTATGCGCTTGCTCACCATGCTCACTATTCCACTTTCTTTGTGCTCCGCTCGCTTACAAGTATTTATTTTTATGATCGCTGTACTGTTTAAACCTAACCAAGCTGCATGGGTTATGTTCTCGCTCTACATGATGAGTTTAATCACTATTTTTGTTACTGCACTTATCTTTAAAGGCCGCTTCGCGAGTCACGAACCTTTTATTTTAGAACTTCCGCCTTATCGCTTTCCTACAGCCCTTCAAATTTGGGCGAGAGGTTGGCATGAAGTGAAACACTTTCTAATTCGTGCGTCAAAATTCATTATTTTTGGTGTGGTAATGGTCTGGTTGTTAACCAACTTCCCAAGTAACGTCCCCGCTGCTAGCACACAAACTTATGCGGGCCAAATTGGTACTTTTTTTGCCCCCCTATTGAATCCAATCGGCATTGATACTCAACTCGCAATTGCACTTATTTTTGGCTTTGTTGCGAAAGAAATTGTGGTGGGCTCACTGGCTGTTATTTATGGCTTGCAAGGCGATGCACTCATGAGTCAAATGGCCCAAAATCTTGATTGGGTACAAGGGATGAGTTTTATGCTATTTAGCTTAATCTATACGCCTTGCCTTTCAACCATCGCCACCCTTAAAAGTGAATCAAAAAGTAGTGGCTTTATGTGGCTATCCATCGTTTGGTCATTGTCGCTTGCTTGGGTAATTAGCTTTATATTTTATCAAGGCGCAAGAATGCTGGGGCTATAA
- a CDS encoding peptidylprolyl isomerase, whose translation MKMNKLLIATVALTAFSLTSIAHAADAATVNGKPIKQSWVDFIMKDAGARGQKGDGLKNAVLNELIGSELAYQEAVKKGFHKKADIKIAAEIGERKLVVNAFLADYMDKNPVSDADIKAAYEQYKKEIGDKEYKAQHILVKTEAEAKDLIAQLNKGSDFTKLAKEKSLDTGSKESGGDLGWFSPAGMVKPFGDAIVGLKKGATTAAPVQTQFGWHIIKLNDSRATQIPEYDKAKESLKRTLQQRKLQQLMLGLKDKAKIVVPEN comes from the coding sequence ATGAAAATGAACAAATTATTAATCGCGACAGTAGCCTTGACTGCTTTTTCGCTTACTTCTATCGCCCATGCAGCAGATGCTGCAACGGTTAATGGCAAGCCCATTAAACAATCGTGGGTTGATTTCATTATGAAAGATGCCGGTGCGCGCGGTCAAAAAGGTGATGGGTTAAAAAATGCCGTGCTTAATGAACTGATTGGTTCAGAATTGGCATACCAAGAGGCAGTTAAAAAAGGCTTTCATAAAAAAGCAGATATTAAAATTGCAGCAGAAATAGGTGAGAGAAAGTTAGTTGTTAATGCATTTTTAGCTGACTATATGGATAAAAACCCAGTATCAGATGCCGACATCAAAGCAGCTTATGAGCAATATAAAAAAGAAATCGGCGATAAAGAATACAAAGCGCAACACATCTTAGTTAAAACTGAAGCAGAAGCAAAGGACTTAATTGCGCAATTAAACAAAGGCAGTGACTTTACAAAATTAGCAAAAGAAAAGTCGCTTGACACCGGTTCAAAAGAAAGTGGCGGCGATCTAGGCTGGTTTTCACCAGCAGGCATGGTAAAACCATTCGGGGATGCAATAGTAGGACTTAAAAAGGGCGCAACTACTGCAGCGCCAGTACAAACACAATTTGGTTGGCATATCATCAAATTAAATGACAGCCGCGCAACCCAAATACCAGAATATGATAAAGCAAAGGAAAGCTTAAAACGCACATTGCAACAACGCAAACTTCAGCAACTGATGTTGGGCTTAAAAGACAAAGCCAAAATAGTGGTGCCAGAAAATTAG